One stretch of Halalkalicoccus sp. NIPERK01 DNA includes these proteins:
- a CDS encoding type 1 glutamine amidotransferase, which translates to MSPPRLAVLDASHGDRNTKRNFRRELDASLTEFDVTAGQLPDSFDYDGAVVTGSRSSVYWDEPWIAPLKEWIGEAIDRDLPFLGICYGHQLLADVLGGTVEDMGVYEIGYNRIAHSGDSRLLSGIDREFLAFTTHSDAVVDLPPGAEALAENEYSNHGFRKGRVFGLQFHPEYDIDTAERLTRRKDITEERRREVLAGITEENYAAACEAKLVFENFTEYVDELRARRVAAD; encoded by the coding sequence GTGAGTCCTCCACGTCTTGCGGTTCTCGACGCGTCACACGGCGATAGAAACACGAAACGAAACTTCCGACGCGAACTCGACGCTTCCCTGACGGAGTTCGACGTCACCGCCGGACAGCTCCCCGATTCGTTCGACTACGACGGCGCGGTCGTCACCGGCTCGCGCTCGTCGGTCTACTGGGACGAGCCGTGGATCGCCCCCCTGAAGGAATGGATCGGCGAGGCGATCGACCGCGACCTCCCGTTCCTCGGGATCTGTTACGGCCACCAGTTGCTCGCGGACGTCCTCGGGGGCACCGTCGAGGACATGGGCGTCTACGAGATCGGCTACAACCGGATCGCCCACTCCGGCGACTCGCGGCTCCTCTCGGGGATCGACCGGGAGTTCCTCGCCTTCACGACCCACTCGGACGCCGTGGTCGACCTCCCGCCGGGCGCGGAGGCGCTCGCGGAGAACGAGTACTCGAACCACGGCTTCCGCAAGGGCCGCGTCTTCGGCCTCCAGTTCCACCCCGAGTACGACATCGACACCGCAGAACGGCTCACCCGACGCAAGGACATCACGGAGGAGCGCCGACGGGAGGTGCTCGCGGGCATCACCGAGGAGAACTACGCCGCCGCCTGCGAGGCGAAACTCGTCTTCGAGAACTTCACCGAGTACGTCGACGAACTCCGCGCCCGACGCGTCGCCGCCGACTGA